The Falco peregrinus isolate bFalPer1 chromosome 1, bFalPer1.pri, whole genome shotgun sequence genome has a window encoding:
- the WDR89 gene encoding WD repeat-containing protein 89 isoform X2 — protein sequence MTAVEKIEEQLASLRIAKRSVLREEPAYLLDIDISKPAQSESNRFVAVSCSNKSIRVYNRETLNFLREYSSCPGILNGVRFAHTCDSVVFSACSDGTVKCWDIRSATQKAVQIFSGYPSNIFISFDINCSDIIICAGTEQVEKDTFLVFWDARGVTNSASATKEPLGVYSECHNDDITKICFHPIKPNLVVSGATDGLVNVFDINKDNEEDALISTCNSDSSVSFIGWSGKDYKQVYCMTHDEGFCWWDIAQVDTEEPITLLHVLDVRDTVCVENNSLHYLVGGLYHEKADKLFLIGGTSTGNIRLISCGANGLSWVGSLCGGHSATVRSFCWNLTEESLLTGGEDAQLLLWKPGAVERSLAKKASMKIGSSVQNRVRVHNSSLKSRKK from the coding sequence ATGACTGCAGTGGAGAAGATTGAGGAGCAGCTTGCCAGTCTGCGCATAGCAAAACGTTCTGTGCTAAGAGAGGAACCTGCTTACTTACTGGATATAGACATTTCCAAACCTGCTCAATCTGAAAGCAATCGCTTTGTGGCAGTTTCGTGTTCCAATAAGTCAATTAGGGTATATAACAGGGAAACATTAAACTTCCTGCGGGAGTACAGTAGCTGTCCTGGGATACTAAATGGTGTCCGATTTGCACACACGTGTGACAGCGTAGTGTTCTCAGCGTGCAGTGACGGTACAGTAAAATGTTGGGATATTCGTTCAGCAACTCAGAAAGCTGTGCAGATATTTAGTGGCTATCCTTCCAAcattttcatcagttttgatATCAACTGCAGTGATATCATAATTTGTGCTGGAACAGAACAGGTTGAAAAGGACACGTTTCTGGTGTTTTGGGATGCAAGAGGCGTTACAAACTCTGCCAGTGCAACTAAAGAACCCTTGGGAGTCTATTCTGAGTGTCACAATGATGATATCactaaaatttgttttcatccAATCAAACCCAATTTGGTAGTTTCTGGGGCAACTGATGGATTGGTTAATGTATTTGACATTAACAAGGATAATGAAGAAGATGCTTTGATATCAACTTGCAATTCAGATTCATCAGTAAGTTTTATTGGCTGGTCTGGGAAAGATTATAAACAGGTCTACTGCATGACACATGATGAGGGATTTTGTTGGTGGGACATTGCTCAGGTAGATACCGAAGAACCGATAACACTATTGCACGTTCTGGATGTCAGAGACACCGTCTGTGTTGAAAACAACAGCTTACATTACCTGGTAGGTGGGCTGTACCATGAAAAGGCAGACAAACTCTTTCTTATTGGGGGAACATCCACAGGAAACATTCGCCTCATCAGCTGCGGCGCCAATGGGCTGAGCTGGGTGGGTAGCCTTTGTGGAGGACACTCTGCCACGGTTCGTTCCTTCTGCTGGAACCTGACAGAGGAGTCTCTGCTGACGGGTGGAGAGGATGCTCAGCTGTTGCTATGGAAACCCGGAGCTGTGGAAAGGTCCCTCGCAAAGAAAGCATCTATGAAGATTGGTTCTTCCGTGCAGAACAGAGTAAGAGTTCACAACAGCTCcctcaaaagcaggaaaaagtaa
- the WDR89 gene encoding WD repeat-containing protein 89 isoform X1: MAGAGGSQGPGYGARVRTPGGAGPGFLTTLGTAFGMTAVEKIEEQLASLRIAKRSVLREEPAYLLDIDISKPAQSESNRFVAVSCSNKSIRVYNRETLNFLREYSSCPGILNGVRFAHTCDSVVFSACSDGTVKCWDIRSATQKAVQIFSGYPSNIFISFDINCSDIIICAGTEQVEKDTFLVFWDARGVTNSASATKEPLGVYSECHNDDITKICFHPIKPNLVVSGATDGLVNVFDINKDNEEDALISTCNSDSSVSFIGWSGKDYKQVYCMTHDEGFCWWDIAQVDTEEPITLLHVLDVRDTVCVENNSLHYLVGGLYHEKADKLFLIGGTSTGNIRLISCGANGLSWVGSLCGGHSATVRSFCWNLTEESLLTGGEDAQLLLWKPGAVERSLAKKASMKIGSSVQNRVRVHNSSLKSRKK; this comes from the coding sequence gTTTCTGACAACATTAGGAACAGCATTTGGGATGACTGCAGTGGAGAAGATTGAGGAGCAGCTTGCCAGTCTGCGCATAGCAAAACGTTCTGTGCTAAGAGAGGAACCTGCTTACTTACTGGATATAGACATTTCCAAACCTGCTCAATCTGAAAGCAATCGCTTTGTGGCAGTTTCGTGTTCCAATAAGTCAATTAGGGTATATAACAGGGAAACATTAAACTTCCTGCGGGAGTACAGTAGCTGTCCTGGGATACTAAATGGTGTCCGATTTGCACACACGTGTGACAGCGTAGTGTTCTCAGCGTGCAGTGACGGTACAGTAAAATGTTGGGATATTCGTTCAGCAACTCAGAAAGCTGTGCAGATATTTAGTGGCTATCCTTCCAAcattttcatcagttttgatATCAACTGCAGTGATATCATAATTTGTGCTGGAACAGAACAGGTTGAAAAGGACACGTTTCTGGTGTTTTGGGATGCAAGAGGCGTTACAAACTCTGCCAGTGCAACTAAAGAACCCTTGGGAGTCTATTCTGAGTGTCACAATGATGATATCactaaaatttgttttcatccAATCAAACCCAATTTGGTAGTTTCTGGGGCAACTGATGGATTGGTTAATGTATTTGACATTAACAAGGATAATGAAGAAGATGCTTTGATATCAACTTGCAATTCAGATTCATCAGTAAGTTTTATTGGCTGGTCTGGGAAAGATTATAAACAGGTCTACTGCATGACACATGATGAGGGATTTTGTTGGTGGGACATTGCTCAGGTAGATACCGAAGAACCGATAACACTATTGCACGTTCTGGATGTCAGAGACACCGTCTGTGTTGAAAACAACAGCTTACATTACCTGGTAGGTGGGCTGTACCATGAAAAGGCAGACAAACTCTTTCTTATTGGGGGAACATCCACAGGAAACATTCGCCTCATCAGCTGCGGCGCCAATGGGCTGAGCTGGGTGGGTAGCCTTTGTGGAGGACACTCTGCCACGGTTCGTTCCTTCTGCTGGAACCTGACAGAGGAGTCTCTGCTGACGGGTGGAGAGGATGCTCAGCTGTTGCTATGGAAACCCGGAGCTGTGGAAAGGTCCCTCGCAAAGAAAGCATCTATGAAGATTGGTTCTTCCGTGCAGAACAGAGTAAGAGTTCACAACAGCTCcctcaaaagcaggaaaaagtaa